The following are encoded together in the Zingiber officinale cultivar Zhangliang chromosome 8A, Zo_v1.1, whole genome shotgun sequence genome:
- the LOC122010341 gene encoding transcription termination factor MTERF15, mitochondrial-like, whose product MLHLHSLVRRQALLPSIQLRRLFFSTGASATSSVATVSPDPNFLVEYLMNACGFSADDASKVSKSFPRFRSAEKADAVLGFLRSQGIDGANLRKIITWKPGLLCWDVETNLAQKFKILQEMGLSESDAVNVVMQHPVILSLNVQNTLLPRLKVWESLFGSREILLRNLRSCNRFMSTSIENVVRPNLNFLRDECGIPEDRVSRVIKRHPGFIVQNPESVQNPESLRALVDRAEGIGIPRESKMFLWILDVLHGVSREKFEVQVKLLHSFGWSNSDFTAAFKKRPAFLWHSTEVLQRKMEFFIKDVEIKPSEIANHPIVLAFSLEKRLIPRFQLMKILKSEGLWTSNIKLHNFFSSPDPKFLQSFVLPYKDKLPKLAEVKGNNPNCKFI is encoded by the coding sequence ATGCTTCACCTTCACTCCCTGGTCCGCCGCCAGGCGCTCCTTCCATCGATCCAACTCCGTCGCCTCTTCTTCTCCACCGGCGCTTCCGCCACCTCCTCAGTCGCCACCGTTTCTCCCGATCCCAACTTCCTGGTCGAGTACCTCATGAATGCATGCGGGTTCTCCGCCGACGATGCTTCCAAGGTCTCCAAGTCGTTCCCTCGTTTTCGGTCCGCCGAGAAGGCCGACGCCGTTCTTGGATTTCTCAGATCTCAGGGCATTGATGGAGCTAATCTCAGAAAGATAATAACTTGGAAACCAGGATTGCTCTGCTGGGATGTGGAGACGAACCTCGCTCAGAAGTTTAAAATTTTGCAGGAAATGGGATTATCTGAGTCTGACGCCGTCAATGTCGTTATGCAGCACCCCGTCATTCTTTCCCTCAACGTCCAGAACACGCTTCTCCCCAGATTGAAGGTTTGGGAAAGTTTATTTGGATCGAGGGAGATCCTCCTCAGGAATCTCCGGAGCTGTAATAGGTTTATGAGCACCAGCATTGAGAATGTGGTACGCCCTAACTTGAACTTCTTACGGGATGAATGTGGTATTCCTGAAGACCGGGTTTCTCGTGTCATTAAAAGGCACCCCGGCTTCATCGTGCAGAATCCTGAATCCGTGCAGAATCCTGAATCCCTCCGGGCTTTGGTAGATAGAGCTGAGGGGATTGGAATTCCCCGTGAATCTAAAATGTTCCTTTGGATCCTTGATGTGCTGCACGGGGTCAGCAGGGAAAAATTTGAGGTCCAAGTCAAGCTCTTGCACAGCTTTGGTTGGTCAAACTCGGATTTCACTGCTGCATTCAAGAAACGACCAGCCTTTTTATGGCATTCCACAGAAGTATTGCAGAGGAAGATGGAATTTTTTATCAAGGATGTTGAAATTAAACCTTCTGAGATTGCTAACCACCCAATCGTTTTAGCATTTAGTTTGGAAAAGAGGTTAATTCCTCGGTTTCAATTGATGAAGATATTGAAATCTGAAGGGTTATGGACTTCAAACATCAAGCTACACAACTTTTTCTCATCGCCGGATCCAAAATTCTTGCAGAGCTTTGTTCTCCCTTACAAAGATAAACTCCCCAAACTTGCTGAAGTGAAGGGGAATAATCCAAACTGCAAATTTATTTGA